The proteins below come from a single Alkalispirillum mobile genomic window:
- a CDS encoding L,D-transpeptidase family protein: protein MQRSLCAMPKLFPSIAALVVALFLSAGPAAAAADDLPVGHYLLPEEGDIIGRVQVVRAEQEDTVLEIGRRHGVGFEEMRLANPDISLWVPGEGTEVVVPTRFILPPGPREGVVVNVAEMRLYYYPPQEGDEPRRVETYPVSVGRMDWDTPVGETEITAKAEDPAWYPPESIREFSRQQGTELPRVVPPGPDNPLGRHAMRLGIPGYLIHGTNRPWGIGMRVTAGCIRMYPEDIEDLFPRLPVGTSVKLVNAPFKAGWKDDTLYLQAYPLLEEERENTPMSEQLGMAADAVAEALGDRRHRVDYNRLRRLVESPTGLPVPISRDADVLLPGHLSGDL, encoded by the coding sequence ATGCAACGATCCCTGTGTGCCATGCCCAAGTTGTTCCCGTCGATTGCGGCCCTGGTTGTCGCGCTGTTCCTCTCGGCGGGCCCGGCTGCGGCCGCCGCCGATGACCTGCCTGTCGGCCACTACCTGCTGCCGGAGGAGGGCGACATTATCGGCCGGGTCCAGGTGGTGCGGGCCGAGCAGGAGGACACCGTCTTGGAAATTGGCCGCCGCCACGGGGTGGGTTTCGAGGAGATGCGCCTCGCCAACCCTGACATCAGTCTCTGGGTGCCGGGGGAGGGGACCGAGGTGGTGGTGCCCACGCGGTTCATCCTGCCCCCGGGACCGCGCGAGGGTGTGGTGGTCAACGTGGCGGAGATGCGCCTGTACTACTACCCGCCACAGGAAGGGGATGAGCCCCGGCGGGTGGAGACCTATCCGGTGAGTGTCGGTCGGATGGACTGGGATACCCCCGTCGGTGAGACGGAGATCACCGCCAAGGCCGAGGACCCGGCCTGGTATCCGCCGGAGTCCATTCGCGAGTTCTCCCGGCAGCAGGGCACAGAGTTGCCGCGGGTGGTGCCGCCCGGGCCTGATAACCCGCTGGGTCGCCACGCGATGCGGTTGGGTATCCCCGGCTATCTGATTCACGGGACCAACCGGCCCTGGGGGATCGGGATGCGCGTAACCGCGGGTTGCATCCGCATGTACCCGGAGGATATCGAGGACCTGTTCCCGCGCCTGCCCGTGGGGACATCGGTCAAGCTGGTGAATGCACCGTTCAAGGCGGGCTGGAAGGACGACACGCTTTACCTGCAGGCATACCCCCTGCTTGAAGAAGAGCGCGAAAACACCCCGATGAGCGAGCAGCTCGGCATGGCCGCGGACGCGGTTGCCGAGGCCCTGGGTGATCGGCGCCACCGGGTCGACTACAACCGGTTACGGCGCCTGGTGGAGAGCCCGACGGGGTTGCCGGTACCGATTTCCAGGGATGCCGATGTGCTGTTGCCAGGCCACCTGAGCGGTGATCTGTAG
- a CDS encoding CoA pyrophosphatase yields MNHHRETDLAECLCRRLSGAELPETGFLELQGRRTPAAVLLPLIPGERGYDVLFTRRSEHLRDHAGQVSFPGGRKEPGESSERAALREAWEEIGLEPSRVTVLGRLGPYHTGTGYRVRPIVARIDPPAVWRPDPDEVAEVFTVPLAFLTDPANHRQYETERHGRRLRYHALTWREHFIWGATAGILMQFCQVLSPTAENA; encoded by the coding sequence ATGAATCACCACCGGGAAACCGATCTGGCAGAGTGCCTCTGCCGCCGCCTGTCGGGGGCGGAGCTGCCGGAGACCGGCTTTCTGGAACTGCAGGGTAGGCGCACGCCCGCCGCGGTGCTTCTGCCCCTCATCCCGGGTGAAAGGGGGTACGATGTGCTTTTCACGCGCCGCAGTGAGCACCTTCGTGATCACGCCGGCCAGGTCAGTTTCCCCGGTGGTCGCAAGGAGCCCGGCGAGAGTTCTGAGCGTGCGGCGCTGCGGGAAGCCTGGGAGGAGATAGGGCTGGAGCCGTCACGGGTGACTGTGCTGGGTCGGCTGGGGCCTTACCATACCGGCACCGGGTACCGGGTACGCCCAATCGTGGCGCGTATCGACCCGCCGGCAGTCTGGCGCCCGGACCCGGATGAAGTGGCCGAGGTGTTCACCGTGCCGCTGGCCTTTCTGACCGATCCGGCCAACCACCGGCAATATGAAACCGAGCGCCACGGCCGACGCCTGCGCTATCATGCCCTGACCTGGCGAGAACACTTTATCTGGGGTGCAACAGCCGGCATCCTGATGCAGTTCTGCCAAGTGCTGTCACCCACCGCCGAAAACGCCTGA
- the lipA gene encoding lipoyl synthase, with protein MPTLKGIPVVTSGMKFERDGVRAIKDGVKHNPGAQQAPRGRKPSWLRARVPSGEGYQEVRDIVRTHRLSTVCEESHCPNIGECWNAGTATIMLMGSVCTRACRFCAVDTGNPKGRLDHEEPAHAAESVRLMGLKYVVLTSVDRDDLADAGAGHYAACVQAIREVNPETAVEVLTPDFNGVQAHVHTVVDSGPEVFAQNVETVRRLTHPVRDPRAGYDQTLEVLRMAKARRPEMLTKTSLMLGLGETDAEIRETLQDLRAAQVDIVTFGQYLQPTRNHLPVERYVSPAEFAEYRRMGLEMGFLEVVAGPMVRSSYRADKVLEKNNVGLESAS; from the coding sequence ATGCCCACGCTGAAAGGCATTCCGGTGGTCACCAGTGGCATGAAGTTCGAGCGCGACGGTGTGCGCGCCATCAAGGACGGGGTCAAGCACAATCCCGGTGCGCAGCAGGCGCCCCGCGGGCGCAAGCCCTCCTGGCTGCGGGCCCGGGTCCCGAGCGGCGAGGGGTATCAGGAGGTGCGCGACATCGTGCGTACCCACCGGCTGAGTACCGTCTGCGAAGAGTCCCACTGTCCGAACATCGGTGAATGCTGGAACGCCGGCACGGCCACGATCATGCTGATGGGCTCGGTCTGTACCCGGGCCTGCCGCTTCTGCGCGGTGGACACCGGCAACCCCAAGGGCCGGCTGGACCACGAAGAACCGGCCCACGCCGCCGAGTCGGTGCGTTTGATGGGCCTCAAGTACGTGGTGCTCACCTCGGTGGACCGCGACGACCTGGCGGATGCCGGGGCCGGGCACTACGCGGCCTGTGTGCAGGCGATCCGTGAGGTCAATCCGGAGACGGCCGTGGAGGTACTCACCCCGGATTTCAACGGCGTTCAGGCGCACGTGCACACGGTGGTCGACTCCGGGCCGGAGGTGTTCGCCCAGAACGTGGAGACGGTGCGCAGGCTCACACACCCGGTGCGGGACCCGCGAGCGGGCTACGACCAGACCCTTGAGGTATTGCGCATGGCCAAGGCGCGGCGCCCCGAGATGCTGACCAAGACCAGCCTGATGCTTGGGCTGGGTGAGACCGATGCGGAGATCCGTGAAACACTGCAGGATCTGCGTGCCGCCCAAGTGGATATCGTCACTTTCGGCCAATACCTGCAGCCGACGCGCAACCACCTGCCCGTGGAGCGTTATGTCTCGCCGGCAGAGTTTGCAGAGTACCGCCGGATGGGGCTGGAGATGGGCTTCCTTGAAGTGGTCGCAGGGCCGATGGTGCGGTCCAGTTACCGCGCAGACAAGGTGCTGGAGAAAAACAACGTGGGCCTGGAGTCCGCCTCTTGA
- a CDS encoding ChaN family lipoprotein has protein sequence MTTAEVVKRAADYDVILLGEEHGNQDQHRWQLHTLSALQGQTIVRAVGLEMLPRDRQSSLDQWLAGDRDEAAFLRESEWYEHWGHPPEGYLPLLHLARMERIPLRALNLDRETHGRLAGTDWDDDASALEGIISRPATPHPDYRDRLIEALERHPHAEVADQERFVRAQLVWDRAMAEGLHEALDKHGGPVVGIMGRGHVEYGHGVPEQLADLGVGDVLVLLPHATEEDCEPPDTALADFTYSYQPGTGSADAPLRLGIMVESAETGLEVTQVSDGSAADDAGIRAGDILLEAGGEPVNQQSALLIILNNARKGFALPIKISRNGDRKDLLVRFENGH, from the coding sequence ATGACCACCGCCGAAGTGGTCAAGCGCGCTGCCGACTACGACGTGATCCTGCTCGGCGAGGAACACGGCAACCAGGATCAGCACCGGTGGCAACTTCACACCCTGAGCGCGTTGCAGGGGCAGACAATCGTCCGGGCCGTGGGCCTGGAAATGCTCCCGCGGGACCGCCAGTCCAGCCTGGACCAATGGTTGGCCGGTGACCGGGACGAGGCGGCATTCCTGCGCGAGAGCGAGTGGTATGAACATTGGGGGCATCCGCCGGAGGGCTACCTGCCCCTGCTCCACCTGGCGAGGATGGAGCGGATCCCGCTCCGCGCCCTCAACCTGGACCGCGAAACCCATGGCCGCCTGGCCGGCACGGACTGGGACGACGATGCAAGCGCCCTGGAGGGCATCATCTCGCGCCCCGCCACCCCTCACCCTGATTATCGTGACCGCCTGATCGAGGCCCTGGAGCGCCACCCCCACGCTGAAGTGGCAGATCAGGAGCGGTTCGTTCGGGCGCAACTGGTCTGGGACCGCGCCATGGCCGAAGGCCTGCACGAAGCGCTGGACAAGCACGGTGGCCCGGTGGTCGGAATCATGGGACGTGGCCACGTGGAATACGGTCACGGCGTGCCGGAGCAGCTGGCGGACCTGGGGGTCGGGGACGTCCTGGTGCTGCTGCCCCATGCGACCGAGGAGGACTGCGAACCGCCGGACACCGCACTGGCCGACTTCACCTACAGCTACCAACCGGGAACCGGCAGCGCGGATGCCCCCCTGCGACTCGGGATCATGGTGGAGTCGGCAGAGACAGGGCTGGAGGTAACACAGGTCAGTGATGGATCGGCGGCCGATGATGCTGGCATTCGGGCGGGCGATATCCTGCTGGAGGCTGGCGGAGAGCCGGTGAACCAGCAGAGCGCATTGCTAATCATTCTCAACAACGCCCGAAAAGGATTCGCATTACCAATAAAAATTAGTCGCAACGGCGATAGAAAAGACCTATTGGTCCGTTTTGAAAATGGCCACTGA
- a CDS encoding high-potential iron-sulfur protein, translated as MSQDIDTKRRSFLKTTALGVAAVPFAGAMLQSQVARADMPRLEEDDDIAQSLDYVHDAADASDHAQYQDGSTCANCSLWQGGDEQWGGCDIIPGHNVNADGWCNAWVPAG; from the coding sequence ATGTCCCAAGACATCGATACCAAGCGCCGCAGCTTCCTGAAGACCACCGCCCTGGGCGTGGCCGCCGTGCCCTTCGCCGGTGCCATGCTGCAGAGCCAGGTCGCCCGCGCAGACATGCCCCGCCTGGAAGAGGACGACGATATCGCCCAGAGCCTGGACTACGTGCACGACGCCGCTGATGCGTCCGATCACGCTCAGTACCAAGACGGCTCCACCTGCGCCAACTGCAGCCTGTGGCAGGGCGGCGATGAGCAGTGGGGTGGCTGCGACATCATCCCGGGGCACAACGTGAACGCCGACGGCTGGTGCAACGCCTGGGTACCGGCCGGCTAA
- a CDS encoding high-potential iron-sulfur protein → MADQINKGRRRFLKTTALGAAAVPFTGLMLQQQVARADLPRLSEDDDIARSLDYKHDATQVEHRRYQEGQICGNCALWRGGDDEWGVCQIIPGKLVAREGWCNAWVQG, encoded by the coding sequence ATGGCTGACCAAATCAATAAGGGCCGCCGCCGTTTCCTGAAGACCACCGCCCTGGGCGCCGCCGCCGTGCCGTTCACCGGGCTGATGCTGCAGCAGCAAGTGGCCCGTGCCGACCTGCCCCGGCTGAGCGAGGATGACGACATCGCGCGCAGCCTGGACTACAAGCACGACGCCACCCAGGTTGAGCACCGTCGTTACCAGGAGGGCCAGATCTGCGGTAACTGCGCCCTGTGGCGGGGTGGTGACGACGAATGGGGTGTTTGCCAGATCATTCCGGGCAAGCTGGTCGCCCGCGAGGGCTGGTGCAACGCCTGGGTGCAGGGCTGA
- a CDS encoding helix-turn-helix domain-containing protein, with protein sequence MARKSPLQLYQMALALHRDGWPAEQIADHLGLHPGSVTLWLDWPRSTSRAALAADVRASALRHSDDAPSSGAGARY encoded by the coding sequence ATGGCGCGCAAATCCCCGCTGCAGCTCTACCAGATGGCCCTGGCCCTCCACCGCGACGGCTGGCCGGCCGAACAGATTGCCGACCACCTGGGACTGCACCCCGGTTCGGTTACGCTTTGGCTTGATTGGCCCCGAAGCACCTCCCGGGCTGCGCTGGCCGCGGATGTCCGGGCTAGCGCGCTGCGCCACTCCGACGACGCACCGTCCAGCGGAGCTGGCGCG